The following are encoded together in the Mesoplodon densirostris isolate mMesDen1 chromosome 2, mMesDen1 primary haplotype, whole genome shotgun sequence genome:
- the FMO2 gene encoding flavin-containing monooxygenase 2 codes for MSCFSDFPMPEDFPNFLHNSKLLEYFRIFVKKFDLRKCIQFQTTVLSVKKCPNFSSAGQWVVVTERNGKEQSAVFDAVMVCSGRHTLPHLPLESFPGIQKFKGQYFHSRQYKHPEGFERKCILVIGIGNSASDIAVELSKKAAQCFISTRHSSWVMGHISEDGYPWDMVFHTCFSSMLRNVLPQRVVKWVMEQQMNRWFNHENYGLMPQNKYRMKEPILSDDLPSHILYGAIKVKSRVKELTETSAIFEDGTVEEDIDIIVFATGYTFSFPFLEDPLVKVENNMVLLYKYMFPPHLEKSTLACIGLIQTLGSIFPTVELQARWVTRVFKGLCTLPSERTMMADIIKRNKKRIDLFGESNSQILQTRYIDYLDELALEIGAKPDLLSLLLKEPKLAVKLYFGPCNSYQYRLVGPGQRNGARSAILTQKQRILKPLKTRALKTSSNFPVSFLLKILGLLAVVVAFFFQLQWF; via the exons ACAACCGTCCTCAGTGTGAAAAAATGCCCAAATTTCTCATCCGCTGGCCAATGGGTGGTTGTTACCGAGAGGAACGGCAAGGAGCAAAGTGCTGTCTTTGACGCAGTCATGGTCTGCAGTGGTCGTCACACACTCCCTCACCTCCCACTGGAGTCATTTCCAG GTATCCAGAAGTTCAAAGGCCAGTATTTCCATAGCCGCCAATACAAGCACCCAGAGGGATttgaaagaaaatgcattttgGTGATTGGAATAGGAAACTCAGCCTCAGATATTGCAGTTGAGTTGAGTAAGAAGGCTGCTCA GTGTTTTATCAGCACCAGACATAGTTCCTGGGTCATGGGCCATATCTCTGAAGATGGCTATCCCTGGGACATGGTGTTCCACACCTGTTTTAGCTCCATGCTCCGAAATGTCCTGCCACAAAGAGTTGTAAAATGGGTGATGGAACAACAGATGAATCGGTGGTTCAACCATGAAAATTATGGCCTTATGCCTCAAAACAA ATACCGTATGAAAGAGCCAATACTAAGTGATGACCTTCCAAGTCATATACTCTATGGAGCCATCAAGGTGAAATCAAGAGTGAAAGAGCTCACAGAAACTTCTGCCATCTTTGAGGATGGAACAGTGGAAGAGGACATTGACATCATTGTCTTTGCAACAGGATatactttctcttttcccttccttgaAGATCCACTGGTTAAAGTAGAGAATAATATGGTCTTGCTGTACAAATACATGTTCCCTCCTCACCTGGAGAAGTCAACCCTTGCATGCATTGGTCTTATCCAGACTCTAGGTTCCATTTTCCCAACTGTTGAACTCCAAGCTCGTTGGGTAACAAGAGTTTTCAAAG GCTTGTGTACCTTGCCCTCCGAGAGAACTATGATGGCAGACATTATcaagaggaataaaaaaagaatcgactt GTTTGGAGAGAGCAACAGCCAGATACTGCAGACCAGATACATCGACTACTTGGACGAGCTCGCCTTAGAGATAGGTGCAAAGCCAGacctcctctctctcttgctAAAAGAGCCTAAACTGGCTGTGAAACTTTATTTTGGGCCCTGCAACTCCTATCAGTATCGCCTGGTTGGACCTGGGCAACGGAATGGAGCCAGGAGTGCCATCTTGACCCAGAAACAAAGGATATTGAAGCCTTTAAAGACACGGGCTCTAAAAACTTCATCTAATTTCCCAGTTTCCTTCCTGTTGAAAATCCTGGGGCTTCTTGCTGTTGTGGTGGCCTTTTTTTTCCAACTTCAGTGGTTCTaa